In the genome of Vicia villosa cultivar HV-30 ecotype Madison, WI linkage group LG7, Vvil1.0, whole genome shotgun sequence, one region contains:
- the LOC131618120 gene encoding auxin-responsive protein IAA2-like, whose product MWQRSMELELRLGPPGEEECVNEKSMKSVKKERYEDGDEESLLTLGNFSKKDSTCDLSNAKGSSFLQLSSMQGVEKDASQSQPCCTNLHDKEKKAFSPFTKKSDFPNRSQKRNSTSTAVGWPPIRSFRKNIASGSSSKSPTEPRHVIQDKVAASNKPIRDSSKGLFVKINMDGVPIGRKVDINAYDTYEKLSSAVDELFKSLIEEINLSHILYSQSCSAQRDSCDDGIDNKQEEENKAMMKGSLIESGEYSLVYEDNEGDKMLVGDVPWQMFVSTVKRLRVFKSSNLPAFNIGSKKDLD is encoded by the exons ATGTGGCAAAGAAGCATGGAATTGGAGCTTAGACTTGGTCCACCAGGTGAAGAAGAGTGTGTCAATGAAAAAAGCATGAAAAGTGTTAAAAAAGAAAGATATGAAGATGGAGATGAAGAATCATTACTCACTCTTGGTAACTTTTCAAAGAAAGATTCAACTTGTGATTTGTCTAATGCTAAAGGTTCTTCATTTCTTCAACTCTCATCAATGCAAGGAGTTGAAAAAGATGCATCACAATCACAACCATGTTGCACAAACTTGCATGATAAAGAGAAGAAAGCATTCTCACCTTTTACAAAAAAATCAGATTTTCCTAATAGGTCTCAGAAAAG AAATTCAACTAGTACAGCAGTTGGTTGGCCTCCGATTCGTTCTTTCAGGAAGAATATTGCAAGCGGAAGCTCGTCTAAATCACCTACCGAGCCGCGGCATGTGATTCAAGACAAGGTTGCTGCTAGTAACAAACCTATTAGAGACTCTAGTAAAGGTTTGTTTGTGAAGATCAACATGGATGGAGTTCCTATTGGAAGAAAAGTAGACATCAATGCTTATGACACCTATGAAAAACTTTCATCAGCGGTAGATGAACTATTCAAAAGTCTCATTGAAG AGATAAATCTATCACATATTCTCTATTCACAAAGCTGTTCTGCACAAAGAGATTCCTGTGATGATGGAATTGATAACAAACAAGAGGAAGAAAATAAAGCTATGATGAAAGGTTCATTGATTGAAAGTGGAGAATATAGTCTtgtttatgaagataatgaaggtGACAAGATGCTTGTAGGGGATGTGCCATGGCA AATGTTTGTATCAACAGTGAAGAGGCTGAGAGTGTTCAAGAGTTCTAATCTTCCTGCTTTTAACA TTGGTAGTAAGAAAGACTTAGATTGA